In a single window of the Leptospira sanjuanensis genome:
- a CDS encoding SpoIIE family protein phosphatase translates to MDLIYLNYFSLASLIGVLFIGFTTFFFFSIQEKASGTIYVSIGLLCLGIFHLGYMVGFPFYGPWSVFHRWIVIPSPFFGFLFLIMFFLHYPEPVSRKIVIPVFSIALVGVLFICAWYLYESFPAKRVFYFSGHYWDFQINYFYKIYSAVIILYTFIFMGIGVWRMVKLKGKERIITGIILIPLTLVTLFPGILNAMSRDGAVSRELYQTVLDISLVIGLFVILVGYINYTSEKTSILSRITGITLATFFLILQIVSLFIFNKYEESYDLIKRKEVRLSVSGLEVSKDIEYVFEYDSESDSAKSSSIKNSLQPNESVLREFRFFKIAHTLFELPVLANEELIERSDSILKNSPPGFEAYKAGVKEYLSSKKDFKNLSGKDVESFFDDLEKKLVVLRNKYFHLPPKEKNDPVALEKLFQSSVPGIDAYLKELKKAALNSNVTDSAKRDKIIQTLLTQVRKQDERTYKGERIYELGGHVPKHYISYFYVSEAGSKIYEVGFRYESLREYLHSTGKILYISALCILVLVLFGFRFFFQGALLNPLEEVVIGLREANSGNLEYRLQVKVEDEIGFIARSFNRMARSIQAARKRLQQYAEELEEKVKERTKELQQTLEEVQELKQQQDGDYFLTSLLIKPLGSNKARQENVKVDFLIEQKKKFSFRRFNDEIGGDINISNGIELQDRYYTVFLNADAMGKSMQGAGGALVLGAVFESIIERTKMAATMKEQSPERWLKNAFLELHKVFESFDGSMLVSLVLGVVDDEAGLLYFINAEHPWTVLYRDGIASFIEDDLMFRKLGTTGMEGSVFIKTFQMEPGDIIIAGSDGRDDLLIGTDREGGRIINDDEKLFLRKVEEANGELQSIYEGIQKQGSLTDDLSLVRVSFKENLTQSKIAQAHEREQIRELLKKAKEGAGNKEIEEAISYLEQAESLNNQVPEVKKLFVSLFLKKKDYRNAALYAEDYLNLKPVDKEILYIASTAARKAGSLQKALDFGERLKLREPTHMKNLVNLAQIYIALKNYKRAMEMVEIALSVDPHHEVILKIQDVLRKYSHTMAETE, encoded by the coding sequence ATGGATCTGATTTATTTAAATTACTTTTCATTGGCTTCGTTGATCGGAGTCCTCTTTATCGGGTTCACAACCTTCTTTTTCTTCTCCATCCAGGAAAAGGCATCGGGCACGATATATGTCAGCATCGGTTTGCTTTGTCTCGGGATATTTCATCTCGGCTACATGGTGGGATTTCCTTTTTACGGACCATGGTCCGTGTTCCATCGGTGGATCGTAATTCCTTCTCCGTTTTTCGGATTTCTATTTTTGATCATGTTCTTTCTTCACTATCCGGAACCGGTTTCCAGGAAGATCGTGATTCCGGTTTTTTCCATCGCATTAGTGGGAGTTCTTTTCATTTGCGCGTGGTATTTGTATGAATCCTTTCCCGCCAAAAGAGTGTTCTACTTTTCGGGGCATTACTGGGATTTTCAGATCAATTACTTTTATAAAATTTATTCGGCGGTCATCATTCTTTATACCTTCATCTTTATGGGAATCGGCGTCTGGAGAATGGTGAAACTCAAGGGTAAGGAAAGAATCATCACGGGTATTATTCTCATTCCTTTGACGTTAGTCACTCTTTTCCCGGGAATTCTGAATGCAATGAGTCGAGACGGAGCGGTTTCGAGAGAATTGTATCAAACCGTTTTGGATATTTCTCTCGTGATCGGACTGTTCGTAATTCTCGTAGGTTATATCAACTATACGAGTGAAAAGACTTCGATTCTTTCCAGAATTACCGGAATCACGCTCGCGACTTTCTTTTTAATTTTACAAATCGTCAGTTTGTTCATCTTCAATAAATACGAAGAATCCTACGATCTGATCAAACGAAAAGAAGTCCGCTTATCCGTATCGGGTTTGGAGGTTTCAAAAGACATCGAATACGTTTTCGAGTATGATTCGGAATCGGATTCCGCGAAATCCAGTTCGATCAAAAATTCTCTTCAACCGAACGAATCGGTTTTGCGGGAATTCCGTTTTTTTAAAATTGCACATACCCTTTTCGAACTTCCGGTCCTGGCAAACGAAGAATTGATCGAAAGATCGGATTCCATTTTAAAGAATTCTCCTCCCGGGTTTGAAGCGTATAAGGCAGGCGTGAAGGAATATCTTTCCTCGAAAAAGGATTTCAAAAACCTTTCGGGAAAGGACGTGGAATCTTTCTTTGACGACTTGGAAAAGAAGCTGGTTGTTCTTAGAAATAAATACTTTCATCTTCCTCCGAAGGAAAAAAACGACCCTGTCGCGCTTGAGAAGTTATTTCAATCGAGCGTTCCGGGTATCGACGCGTATTTAAAGGAACTAAAAAAGGCCGCGTTGAATTCGAACGTGACCGATTCCGCGAAAAGAGATAAGATCATTCAAACTCTCCTGACTCAAGTAAGAAAACAGGATGAAAGAACGTACAAAGGCGAACGCATATACGAGTTAGGAGGCCATGTTCCGAAGCACTATATCTCTTATTTTTACGTTTCCGAAGCCGGTTCCAAAATATACGAGGTCGGGTTTCGATACGAATCGCTCCGCGAATATCTCCATTCAACGGGTAAGATTCTTTATATATCCGCGCTTTGCATTTTGGTTTTAGTTCTTTTCGGATTCCGTTTTTTCTTTCAAGGCGCCCTTCTCAACCCATTGGAAGAAGTCGTGATCGGTTTGAGAGAAGCGAATTCGGGCAACTTAGAATATCGTCTTCAAGTGAAAGTCGAGGACGAGATCGGTTTTATCGCTCGTTCGTTTAACAGAATGGCGAGGTCGATTCAAGCCGCAAGAAAACGTCTGCAACAGTACGCGGAAGAACTTGAAGAGAAGGTAAAAGAAAGAACCAAAGAACTTCAGCAAACTCTCGAAGAAGTTCAGGAATTGAAACAACAACAGGATGGAGATTATTTCTTAACTTCCCTCTTAATCAAACCGCTCGGCTCGAACAAAGCTCGTCAGGAAAACGTAAAAGTGGATTTTCTGATCGAACAAAAAAAGAAATTCTCCTTTAGAAGGTTCAACGACGAGATCGGAGGGGACATCAATATCTCCAACGGAATCGAATTGCAGGATCGGTATTATACCGTTTTCTTAAACGCAGACGCGATGGGAAAATCGATGCAAGGCGCGGGCGGGGCGCTCGTACTCGGAGCCGTTTTTGAATCGATCATCGAAAGAACGAAAATGGCAGCAACGATGAAGGAGCAATCCCCCGAACGCTGGCTGAAAAACGCGTTCTTAGAATTGCACAAGGTCTTTGAAAGTTTCGACGGATCGATGCTCGTTTCACTCGTGTTAGGCGTTGTGGACGATGAAGCGGGACTTCTTTACTTTATCAACGCGGAACATCCTTGGACCGTGTTGTATCGGGACGGAATCGCAAGCTTTATCGAAGACGATCTGATGTTCCGAAAACTCGGAACGACCGGTATGGAAGGAAGTGTCTTTATCAAAACGTTCCAAATGGAACCGGGCGATATCATCATCGCGGGTTCGGACGGGCGCGACGATCTGTTGATCGGAACCGATCGCGAGGGCGGAAGGATCATCAACGACGACGAGAAATTATTTTTGAGAAAGGTCGAAGAGGCGAACGGAGAACTTCAATCGATTTATGAAGGTATTCAAAAACAAGGAAGTTTAACGGACGACCTTTCTTTGGTTCGAGTTTCATTTAAGGAAAATCTAACACAGTCGAAAATCGCGCAAGCTCACGAGAGGGAACAAATTAGGGAACTTCTCAAAAAAGCAAAAGAAGGCGCGGGCAACAAAGAGATCGAAGAAGCGATTTCGTATCTCGAACAAGCCGAATCTTTGAACAACCAAGTTCCCGAAGTCAAAAAGTTATTCGTAAGTCTTTTTTTGAAAAAGAAGGACTACAGAAATGCGGCGCTCTACGCGGAAGATTATCTGAATTTGAAACCGGTGGATAAGGAAATTCTTTATATCGCTTCGACGGCCGCCCGCAAAGCGGGAAGTCTTCAGAAGGCGTTGGATTTCGGAGAACGATTGAAACTGAGAGAACCGACTCACATGAAAAATCTCGTGAATCTTGCGCAAATTTACATCGCATTGAAGAATTATAAACGAGCGATGGAAATGGTGGAGATCGCACTTTCGGTGGATCCGCACCACGAAGTGATCTTAAAGATTCAAGACGTGCTCAGAAAGTATTCGCATACGATGGCCGAAACCGAATAA
- a CDS encoding NAD-dependent succinate-semialdehyde dehydrogenase, which produces MSLEFLHRQELFKQEAYWRGSWNEGNPNLKIQVQNPASLEMLGAVPSLGQKETLEAIETSKEAFSDWSARPAKERAVLIRNWADKMKKNREDLALLMTLEQGKPLSESRGEIDYASSFLEWFAEEAKRTYGDIIPSHRTDTKIEVLKLPVGVCGILTPWNFPSSMITRKAGAALAAGCTVISKPSELTPFSALALAALAQEAGIPEGAFQVLTGYPEEIANTLIDHPDVKKISFTGSTRVGKLIMERSSKTLKRLSLELGGNAPFLIFDDADLEAAVKGAILSKFRNSGQTCVCANRFLVQKGIYNEFISLFSEAVLQLKTGSGLEKDVNVGPLINEAAVLKMEHHVEHAKATGAKLLLGGNRIESGKLFFSPTVISDVSKDSLSMREEIFGPIAPVYRFDSLEEAIRIANSTPSGLAAYAYSNDYKKIRLLSERIESGMLGINEGLISSEQVPFGGVKESGFGREGSKYGIHEYLNVKYVCIGGF; this is translated from the coding sequence TTGAGTTTAGAATTTCTGCATAGACAAGAATTATTCAAACAGGAAGCGTATTGGCGCGGTTCTTGGAACGAGGGAAATCCGAATCTGAAAATTCAGGTCCAAAATCCCGCCAGCTTAGAAATGTTAGGCGCCGTTCCTTCTTTGGGACAAAAGGAAACGTTGGAAGCGATCGAAACTTCCAAGGAGGCTTTTTCCGATTGGTCCGCGCGACCGGCAAAGGAACGTGCGGTTCTGATTCGGAACTGGGCCGATAAGATGAAAAAGAATCGGGAAGATCTCGCGCTTCTCATGACTCTGGAACAGGGAAAACCTTTGAGCGAATCCAGAGGTGAAATCGATTACGCTTCTTCCTTTTTGGAATGGTTTGCCGAAGAAGCGAAGAGAACATACGGCGATATTATTCCGAGTCATAGAACCGATACGAAGATCGAAGTCTTAAAACTTCCCGTTGGAGTTTGCGGAATTTTAACTCCTTGGAATTTTCCTTCCTCGATGATCACGCGCAAAGCCGGGGCGGCGTTGGCCGCGGGTTGTACGGTGATCAGCAAACCTTCCGAACTCACGCCATTCTCCGCTTTAGCTTTAGCGGCGCTTGCGCAGGAAGCCGGAATTCCGGAAGGCGCCTTTCAAGTTCTCACGGGTTATCCGGAAGAAATCGCGAACACTCTGATCGATCATCCCGATGTGAAGAAGATCAGTTTTACCGGCTCGACTCGAGTGGGAAAATTGATCATGGAAAGAAGTTCCAAAACTTTGAAACGTTTATCCCTCGAATTGGGAGGGAATGCCCCGTTTTTGATTTTCGACGACGCCGATTTGGAAGCGGCGGTCAAAGGTGCGATTCTTTCCAAATTTAGAAACTCGGGTCAAACCTGCGTTTGTGCGAATCGATTTCTGGTTCAGAAAGGAATTTATAACGAGTTTATAAGTTTGTTTTCAGAAGCCGTATTACAATTAAAGACCGGCAGTGGGTTGGAAAAGGACGTAAACGTTGGACCGCTCATCAACGAAGCGGCGGTTCTTAAAATGGAACATCACGTTGAGCATGCAAAGGCGACCGGCGCAAAACTTCTGCTAGGCGGGAATAGAATCGAATCGGGTAAATTATTTTTCTCTCCAACGGTTATCTCCGATGTGAGTAAAGATTCTCTTTCGATGCGGGAAGAGATTTTCGGTCCCATCGCGCCGGTATATCGTTTTGATTCCTTAGAAGAAGCGATTCGAATCGCGAATTCTACACCTTCCGGGCTAGCTGCATACGCGTATTCGAACGATTACAAAAAGATTCGTCTTCTCTCGGAAAGGATCGAATCGGGTATGTTGGGGATCAACGAAGGGTTGATTTCCAGCGAACAAGTTCCTTTCGGAGGAGTTAAGGAATCGGGTTTCGGTAGGGAAGGATCAAAATACGGAATTCATGAATATCTTAACGTCAAATATGTCTGTATCGGTGGTTTTTGA
- a CDS encoding GMC family oxidoreductase, which yields MEQKKRTNVHYDFDYVIVGSGFGGSVSAMRLSQKGYSVAVIESGKRWRSEDFPKSNWSLNKYLWMPRIGFYGIQRLNLLKDFFLVSGAGVGGGSLVYANTLYVPGDKVLDSPAFKKMGGKSGMLPFYSVASRMLGVTQNPQLYESDFILKEIAEEMGRGETFRPTPVGVFFGEKPGKLTKDPYFLGEGPDRVTCNHCGGCMVGCRFNSKNTLDKNYLYFAEKMGAKIFPETKVDSLIPLNGFGVPDPAATGEFGYQIQTRSTTGLFGFPKKKFYAKNVILSAAVMGTVGLLLKMKQMGKMPRISDVLGDSVRTNSETVLAITNFTKEVDYSKGVAITSSIHPDEHTHMEPVRYPKGSDFFGTIASVLTDGGGKFPRPLKYFLTLFTNPLYFFQASWPFGFAKRSLILLVMQTLDNKIRLVRTRRFAWPFEKTMSSALTEGEKTPSYIPIANDTARKIAQKTGGVPRSSINDVLLNAPITGHIMGGCIMGDSEKEGVIDFQNRVFGYQNLRICDSSMITVNLGVNPSLSITAITERAMSLIPPKEGFQPIEYRFEKEFGISSILSTREKKSASKKQTASRSDPNSKSKSTAKQKRNSNGVKGNKIRK from the coding sequence ATGGAACAGAAGAAGAGAACAAATGTTCACTATGATTTCGATTATGTGATCGTAGGCAGCGGATTCGGCGGAAGCGTATCGGCGATGCGTTTGAGTCAGAAAGGTTATTCCGTTGCTGTAATTGAATCGGGAAAACGATGGAGATCCGAGGATTTTCCGAAATCAAACTGGTCGCTTAACAAATATCTTTGGATGCCCCGTATCGGTTTTTACGGAATTCAACGTTTGAATCTTTTGAAGGATTTCTTTCTTGTTAGCGGTGCGGGAGTCGGCGGCGGTAGTTTAGTATATGCGAATACTCTTTATGTGCCGGGGGATAAGGTTCTAGATTCTCCCGCTTTTAAAAAAATGGGCGGAAAGTCAGGAATGCTCCCGTTTTATTCGGTCGCATCACGCATGTTAGGCGTCACTCAAAATCCTCAGCTTTACGAATCCGATTTTATTTTAAAGGAAATCGCGGAGGAGATGGGAAGAGGGGAAACATTCCGTCCAACGCCCGTCGGAGTATTTTTTGGAGAAAAGCCGGGTAAGCTTACGAAAGATCCGTATTTCTTAGGAGAGGGTCCGGATCGTGTGACCTGCAATCACTGCGGCGGTTGTATGGTGGGCTGCAGATTCAATTCAAAGAATACGCTCGATAAGAATTATCTCTACTTTGCCGAAAAGATGGGAGCAAAAATTTTTCCGGAAACCAAAGTCGATTCTCTGATTCCTCTGAACGGATTCGGCGTTCCCGACCCGGCAGCCACGGGGGAATTCGGATATCAAATTCAAACCAGATCTACGACGGGTCTTTTCGGATTTCCGAAAAAGAAATTCTATGCAAAAAACGTAATTCTTTCCGCGGCCGTGATGGGAACGGTCGGTCTGCTTTTAAAGATGAAACAAATGGGAAAGATGCCGAGGATTTCCGATGTCTTAGGCGACAGCGTGAGAACGAATAGCGAAACCGTATTAGCGATTACTAATTTTACAAAGGAAGTGGATTATTCAAAAGGGGTTGCGATCACTTCTTCCATTCACCCGGACGAACATACCCACATGGAGCCGGTCCGCTATCCGAAAGGTTCGGATTTTTTCGGAACGATCGCATCCGTACTTACCGACGGCGGCGGAAAATTTCCCAGGCCACTTAAATACTTTCTCACCTTATTTACGAATCCGTTGTATTTCTTTCAAGCTTCCTGGCCTTTCGGTTTTGCAAAACGATCCTTGATTCTTTTGGTGATGCAGACGTTGGATAACAAGATTCGTTTGGTTCGGACCAGACGATTCGCTTGGCCGTTTGAAAAGACGATGAGTTCCGCTTTGACCGAAGGAGAAAAAACGCCTTCTTACATTCCGATCGCGAACGATACCGCACGAAAAATCGCACAAAAGACCGGAGGAGTTCCGAGAAGTTCGATCAACGACGTTCTGTTAAACGCTCCGATTACAGGGCATATCATGGGCGGTTGTATTATGGGAGATTCCGAAAAGGAAGGAGTGATCGATTTTCAAAACAGGGTCTTCGGTTATCAAAATTTAAGAATCTGCGACAGCTCGATGATCACCGTCAATCTCGGAGTCAATCCGAGTCTTTCGATTACGGCGATCACCGAACGAGCGATGTCCTTAATTCCTCCGAAGGAAGGATTTCAACCGATAGAATATCGTTTCGAGAAAGAATTCGGAATCTCTTCGATTCTAAGTACTCGCGAAAAGAAGTCCGCTTCGAAAAAACAAACCGCGTCGCGGTCCGATCCAAATTCTAAATCGAAATCGACGGCCAAACAAAAACGGAATTCAAACGGCGTGAAAGGAAACAAGATACGTAAATAA
- a CDS encoding flavin-containing monooxygenase → MSSLPSVCVIGAGSSGIAVCKALKEKGIPFDCYEAGSEVGGNWRFNNDNKMSNIYKSLHINTHRDRMEYRDYPMPRTYPDYPGHQKILEYFIDYVNHFGFRKNIHFKTPVVHVERQEDGTWLVQTGDGKQKYYDALVVSNGHHWSQRWPSPPFPGKFTGKIIHSHSYVDPDNPIKLTGKRVVVLGMGNSAMDIAVELCRPGVASKVFLAARRGAYIIPNYLFGKPLDKSTELIPVHTPFWLKSFIMGLVLRFGVGNVQDFGLQKPDHKPGAAHPTISQDILVRLGRGDVTPKPNIESYNGNKVRFVDGSEEEVDAVIYCTGYDVKFPFFDEKFLSAKDNHIPLFHRMIKPEYNNLFFVGLYQPLGAIMPLAEFQGKWISEYLTGNYVFPSTEEMNQSIEKYESAMKKRYVASTRHTMQVDFEDFLYDMKSELKRGTKRASKNGNKLSVEAIAQHKSASKNGVSSNGFKKKTRALAKV, encoded by the coding sequence ATGTCTTCATTGCCGAGTGTTTGTGTGATCGGAGCGGGTTCAAGCGGTATAGCCGTTTGCAAGGCTCTCAAAGAGAAAGGGATTCCATTTGATTGTTACGAGGCAGGAAGCGAAGTAGGAGGCAACTGGAGATTCAACAACGACAACAAGATGAGCAACATCTACAAATCTCTGCATATCAATACGCATCGTGATCGTATGGAATACAGAGATTATCCGATGCCACGCACATATCCGGATTATCCGGGTCACCAAAAGATTCTGGAATACTTTATCGATTACGTGAATCATTTCGGATTTCGTAAGAACATTCACTTCAAAACTCCCGTTGTTCACGTCGAACGTCAAGAAGACGGGACGTGGTTGGTTCAAACAGGAGACGGAAAACAAAAGTATTACGACGCGCTCGTAGTATCGAACGGCCATCACTGGTCGCAACGATGGCCCAGTCCTCCATTCCCAGGCAAGTTTACAGGAAAGATCATTCACTCGCATTCTTACGTTGATCCGGATAATCCGATTAAATTAACCGGAAAACGAGTCGTCGTTCTCGGTATGGGAAACAGTGCGATGGATATCGCCGTGGAGCTTTGTCGTCCCGGCGTCGCATCGAAGGTTTTCTTAGCGGCGAGAAGAGGCGCTTATATTATTCCGAATTACCTTTTTGGAAAACCGCTAGACAAGTCCACCGAACTGATTCCGGTTCATACGCCGTTCTGGTTGAAGAGTTTTATCATGGGACTCGTATTACGTTTCGGAGTAGGAAACGTGCAGGACTTCGGTTTACAAAAACCGGATCACAAGCCGGGAGCGGCCCATCCTACGATTTCCCAGGATATTCTCGTTCGATTGGGGAGAGGAGACGTGACTCCGAAACCGAATATAGAATCGTATAACGGCAATAAGGTTCGTTTTGTCGACGGAAGCGAAGAGGAAGTCGACGCGGTCATTTATTGCACAGGATACGACGTGAAGTTTCCTTTCTTCGACGAAAAATTCCTTTCCGCAAAGGACAACCACATTCCGCTCTTTCACAGAATGATAAAACCGGAATACAACAATCTTTTCTTTGTCGGCCTGTATCAGCCTCTGGGTGCGATTATGCCTCTCGCGGAATTTCAGGGAAAATGGATCTCCGAATATTTAACCGGAAACTACGTATTTCCTTCCACGGAGGAAATGAATCAATCCATCGAAAAATACGAATCGGCGATGAAGAAACGTTATGTGGCATCGACAAGGCACACGATGCAGGTGGACTTTGAGGACTTCTTATACGATATGAAATCGGAATTGAAACGAGGAACCAAACGCGCTTCCAAAAACGGAAACAAACTTTCGGTAGAAGCGATCGCACAGCACAAATCCGCTTCCAAAAACGGTGTTTCCTCCAACGGATTCAAAAAGAAAACCCGTGCTCTTGCGAAAGTTTGA
- a CDS encoding alpha/beta hydrolase — translation MRKFERFLLKWILRLPETFLRKISGGTITKRGRILDAKIQISLFLARIKPKIETLAPKEARIFFKNSMFLFDLEPELGVQTENLIIPVGDENIKARSYRSNSSAETTPAIVYFHGGGFVIGDLETHDPPLRYIAKNSGVTVIAVDYRLGPEHKFPTAVEDSFVAYQWIVKNAKTLKILPKKIAVGGDSAGGNLAANVCILSKRKKIRSPFFQLLIYPYLDLFRMSESRYEFGKGYALTNDLLDFFNTHYLHSPPEGKKIAASPILHKKITDFPRTFVQLAGFDPLQDEAIELIETLKKAKVPVEFQMYETLVHGYFNFAGLIPDAKKALDGAVLLIRKGFGIK, via the coding sequence TTGCGAAAGTTTGAACGATTCCTTTTAAAATGGATTCTACGTTTACCGGAAACTTTTCTTCGGAAAATTTCCGGCGGAACGATTACAAAGCGGGGAAGAATTCTCGACGCGAAAATTCAAATCTCCCTTTTTCTCGCTCGTATTAAACCGAAAATCGAAACCCTTGCTCCGAAAGAAGCAAGAATCTTCTTTAAAAATTCCATGTTCCTCTTTGATCTGGAACCGGAACTTGGAGTTCAAACAGAGAATCTCATAATTCCGGTCGGGGACGAAAATATCAAAGCTCGATCGTATCGATCGAATTCATCCGCCGAAACAACGCCCGCGATCGTTTATTTTCACGGAGGCGGTTTTGTCATCGGCGACTTAGAAACGCACGATCCCCCGTTGCGTTATATCGCAAAAAATTCCGGAGTTACCGTGATCGCGGTCGATTATCGTTTAGGACCGGAGCATAAATTTCCAACGGCGGTCGAAGATTCCTTTGTCGCTTATCAATGGATCGTGAAAAACGCAAAGACATTGAAAATTCTCCCTAAAAAAATCGCGGTCGGCGGCGACAGTGCGGGAGGAAATTTGGCCGCAAACGTTTGTATACTTTCTAAAAGGAAAAAAATACGATCCCCGTTTTTTCAGCTTTTGATTTATCCGTATTTGGATCTTTTTCGAATGAGCGAAAGCAGATATGAATTCGGAAAAGGGTACGCATTGACCAACGACCTATTGGATTTTTTCAACACGCATTATCTTCATTCGCCTCCGGAAGGAAAAAAAATCGCAGCATCTCCGATTCTTCATAAAAAAATTACGGACTTTCCACGCACGTTCGTTCAGTTAGCCGGCTTCGATCCTCTGCAAGACGAAGCGATCGAGCTTATAGAAACTTTAAAAAAGGCCAAAGTCCCGGTTGAATTTCAGATGTACGAAACATTGGTTCACGGATATTTCAATTTTGCCGGATTGATCCCGGACGCAAAGAAAGCGCTCGACGGCGCGGTTTTGTTAATCCGAAAAGGATTCGGGATCAAATAA
- a CDS encoding alkaline phosphatase D family protein, translating into MKFRILKNPSILLSFLIACVFPLSAEPANIVSGPILGYSTLKEVLVWVQTDRKSIVTLEYSEIGNHKNKFISEEIQTNAKTGFVAKLIADKVIPGKRYQYNLLVDGKRIEAKHPQIFQAQPFFAAGQDPPSFSFALGSCAYVNETEYDVPGKPYGGEYFIYNSILSKKPDFMLWLGDNIYLRETDWDSRTGFFHRYRHQRGIAELAPFFASVHQYAIWDDHDYGPNDGDSSFWMKETAEEMFKLHWGNPNYAKEGIYGSFTWGDVQFFLLDDRTFRTANNNKVVGPRQILGEKQFQWLVNSLAFSKASFKFVAIGGQFLNPNAVYENYATYPEERNKILSAIRDLKVKNLIFLTGDRHHTELNLLKEEGAEPIYDFTVSPLTSGYYSPITEKNSLRVEGTLVDRRNFGMISVSGKRGERKLTLQIFDAMGKEVWKREIPPSP; encoded by the coding sequence ATGAAATTTCGAATTCTTAAAAACCCATCCATTCTTCTTTCTTTTTTGATCGCTTGCGTTTTTCCTTTGAGCGCGGAACCCGCAAACATCGTTTCCGGACCGATCCTCGGGTATTCCACTCTCAAAGAAGTTCTCGTTTGGGTGCAGACGGATCGAAAATCCATCGTAACATTAGAATATTCTGAAATTGGAAACCATAAAAACAAATTCATCTCCGAAGAAATTCAAACAAATGCAAAAACTGGCTTTGTCGCAAAGTTGATCGCGGACAAAGTGATTCCGGGTAAAAGGTATCAGTACAATTTACTCGTAGACGGAAAACGAATCGAAGCGAAACATCCGCAAATATTCCAAGCTCAACCCTTTTTTGCCGCCGGACAAGATCCTCCGTCTTTTTCCTTTGCGCTGGGAAGTTGCGCCTATGTCAACGAAACCGAATACGATGTTCCGGGCAAACCTTACGGCGGGGAATATTTTATCTACAATTCCATCCTTTCAAAAAAGCCGGACTTTATGCTTTGGCTCGGAGATAATATTTATCTGCGGGAAACGGATTGGGATTCAAGAACCGGGTTCTTTCATCGGTATCGACATCAGCGCGGAATTGCCGAACTCGCGCCGTTCTTTGCGTCCGTTCATCAATATGCGATCTGGGACGATCACGATTACGGCCCGAACGACGGAGATTCTTCCTTTTGGATGAAGGAAACCGCGGAAGAAATGTTCAAACTTCATTGGGGAAATCCGAATTATGCAAAAGAAGGAATTTACGGCTCCTTTACGTGGGGAGACGTTCAATTTTTTCTTTTGGATGACCGCACGTTTCGAACGGCTAACAATAATAAGGTGGTTGGTCCGAGACAGATTCTGGGGGAAAAACAATTTCAATGGCTCGTCAACTCTTTGGCTTTTTCAAAAGCCTCGTTCAAGTTTGTTGCGATCGGAGGACAGTTCCTCAACCCGAACGCGGTTTATGAAAACTACGCGACATATCCCGAAGAGCGAAATAAAATTCTTTCCGCAATTCGGGATTTGAAAGTGAAGAATCTGATCTTTTTGACGGGCGACCGCCATCATACCGAACTCAATCTTCTTAAGGAAGAAGGTGCGGAACCGATCTATGATTTTACCGTTTCGCCTTTGACGTCGGGCTATTATTCCCCGATCACCGAAAAGAATTCCTTGCGAGTGGAAGGAACTCTTGTGGATCGAAGAAACTTCGGAATGATTTCCGTCTCCGGAAAACGGGGAGAAAGAAAGCTTACATTACAAATTTTTGATGCAATGGGTAAAGAAGTCTGGAAAAGGGAAATTCCTCCGAGTCCTTGA